A single window of Culicoides brevitarsis isolate CSIRO-B50_1 chromosome 3, AGI_CSIRO_Cbre_v1, whole genome shotgun sequence DNA harbors:
- the LOC134835184 gene encoding glutamate receptor ionotropic, kainate glr-3 yields the protein MAKNAVFIEQLSPAEDLLDPDPETLEVLTAIRRNACEAYVIFLSNGIQMEHFLSYGDSNRTLSPNSKYIILHDYRLFTPEQHYIWKRFINVVFIRLYNQKSYVSYQKAGLPFELSTVSFPSTEHSIFVSSRIDIWQSGKFRFNKELFVDRTANMKSEQLKVIVFTHTPAVTRIYEGMNFTYGGVEVKIMEALQDVMNFTAIFYELEHSDDVKWGQMNENGSYTGLLKEMDDAKSDFALADLHYTTFNLQVLDLSIPYNTECLTFLTPEATSDNSWKTLILPFSGTMWAGVLTSLFSVGFIFYGVSFIYRRLHGPLMMGISDISTENHEKKKKINSTVPPDMFDKLSDCIIYTYSMLLYVSLPKFPLTWSLRLLTGWYWIYCILIVVAYRASMTAILSNPFPRFTIDTIEELVYSKLGIGIWGDENRGFFLMSEDKDSQEIGQKAESYVDALEATKKVAEGKFALYENEYFLKEMRSKVKATESKLSLHVMSQCSVQIPVSIGLEKNSPIKSQVDKYIRRLIEAGLISKWLKDTVQNFDASEEEAPPEALVDLKKLYAGFVALAIGYSLGVLSLICEILFWKYFIARRPNFDKYELAKLYRIGT from the exons atggcgaaaaatgcagtttttatt gagcaACTCTCCCCTGCCGAAGACCTTTTAGACCCCGATCCCGAAACGCTCGAGGTCTTAACCGCCATTCGCCGCAATGCTTGCGAAGCTTATGTCATTTTCCTGTCGAACGGCATCCAAATGGAACATTTCTTGAGTTACGGCGACTCCAATCGCACCCTGAGTCCCAACTCGAAATACATCATTTTGCACGATTATCGCCTTTTTACGCCCGAGCAACATTACATCTGGAAGCGTTTCATCAACGTCGTCTTCATTCGTCTCTACAACCAAAAATCCTACGTGAGTTATCAGAAAGCGGGCTTACCTTTCGAGTTGAGTACCGTTTCCTTTCCGAGCACGGAGCACAGCATTTTTGTCTCGAGTCGCATCGATATTTGGCAATCCGGGAAATTTCGCTTCAACAAGGAGCTATTTGTCGATCGCACGGCAAATATGAAGTCGGAGCAACTAAAAGTGATCGTTTTTACTCACACCCCCGCCGTTACGAGGATTTATGAGGGGATGAACTTCACTTATGGCGGCGTTGAGGTTAAAATTATGGAAGCGTTGCAAGATGTGATGAATTTTACGGCAATTTTTTACGAACTCGAGCACTCGGATGACGTGAAATGGGGACAAATGAACGAAAATGGGAGTTACACGGGACTTTTGAAGGAAATGGATGACGCCAAGAGTGATTTTGCGCTCGCGGATCTCCATTATACGACTTTCAACTTGCAAGTTCTCGACTTGAGCATTCCCTACAACACGGAATGTCTCACTTTTTTGACTCCCGAAGCAACTTCCGACAATTCGTGGAAGACTTTGATCCTTCCTTTCTCGGGAACCATGTGGGCTGGCGTCCTAACCTCACTTTTTTCCGTGGGATTCATTTTTTACGGCGTTTCTTTCATTTATCGACGCTTGCATGGACCTCTAATGATGGGAATTAGCGATATTTCGactgaaaatcatgaaaaaaagaaaaaaattaattctacaGTACCTCCGGACATGTTCGACAAGCTCTCCGATTGCATAATTTACACTTATAGCATGCTTCTGTACGTTTCGCTGCCGAAATTTCCACTCACCTGGAGCTTAAGACTTCTCACGGGCTGGTATTGGATCTATTGCATCTTGATTGTCGTCGCTTATCGTGCCTCGATGACGGCAATTCTCTCAAATCCCTTCCCGAGATTCACAATTGACACGATCGAGGAACTCGTTTACAGCAAACTCGGCATTGGGATTTGGGGCGATGAGAATCGAGGATTTTTTCTCATGTCGGAGGATAAGGATAGTCAGGAAATTGGACAAAAAGCGGAGAGTTATGTTGATGCGTTGGAAGCG aCCAAAAAAGTGGCGGAAGGGAAATTCGCGTTGTacgaaaatgaatattttttgaaggaaatgcGATCAAAAGTTAAAGCGACAGAGTCGAAATTGTCGCTTCATGTCATGTCGCAGTGTTCGGTGCAAATTCCAGTGTCGATAGGATTGGAAAAGAATTCTCCAATAAAGTCGCAAGTTGATAAATATATCAGAAGGTTGATTGAAGCGGGACTTATTAGTAAATGGCTTAAGGATACTGTGCAGAATTTTGATGCTTCTGAAGAAGA AGCTCCTCCCGAAGCCTTAGTCGACTTGAAGAAACTCTACGCTGGATTCGTCGCTTTGGCAATTGGATATTCCTTGGGAGTCTTAAGTCTCATTTGCGAAATCCTCTTTTGGAAGTACTTTATCGCACGACGTcctaattttgacaaatacgAGTTAGCTAAATTGTATAGAATTGGcacttaa
- the LOC134834276 gene encoding cyclin-T1-like isoform X1 — MAGDPQDSQARFYFTPEQLANSPSRKCGMDADTELLYRQRAANLIQDMGQRLHVSQLCINTAIVYMHRYYAFHSLTNFHRNSIAAAALFLAAKVEEQPRKLEHVIRVTHLCLNQEPPDPTKEPYQELAQDLVFNENVLLQTLGFDVAIDHPHTHVVKTCGLVKASKELAQTSYFMASNSLHLTTMCLQYRPTVVACFCIHLACKWSRWEIPQSTEGKHWFQYVDKTVTLDLLKQLTDEFLHIFDKCPTRLKRLKTLNNSTQQAAEEQRKAKEEEQAAAGSSASSSNQRHHGHSSSSKIPPLDHQKSSSSRMSGSSSSSSQMQQQRAKMDRPSSGTSHSSSYPSSSDKNMMAGQHMRPPSGQSSSSSSSSSSSRDPHFNKGRPHSMGGSSSQQQQQQQQQQSSGMKDRHSTGNGQQPPPPHMKHDKMMKIHPASIGVNSSQMDPTTMRKQQQQQQPPYPGQNPHKMPPGYNQQQPSMQKHKSMPPSMKQNHAKHHQQQPSSQASSQNPHSMPQMPLASQSFKLLDESVISDTTLKSSPTHMSQPNKPSSIFSPDWKDSGSSMPPSLTQNLSNPQQQRTSNAPNRNNNNSQPLYKTSSMDKKQQQSQPPPLIGIGMSSSGTEMDFIKQEKLSNEPPQQLLAPGPKEMKDLKSVKRPPSSLEEDRDFKMRRLEARMEGSDPMPDLQAAIKQEDHKASLENKWPQQPPYGMPPQKQQRPPEDMMRQITGEQIKRESDKWSKSRGVARDMYGQVMQTQQPPPPMNYNDTQSMMFQQNLNMPGHPGMQQQPMMMPPMNNEPKPKPLSSVNGIETNPDLIRSLLKESFSAPSTILPISDTPGPLLSDNVDSNLAGIDSLGMTTPAAADNIDSSHHRKSEKKKKKEKHKHKEKSKDKDKDREERKKHKKDKDRHRDKSREREHHSASLQQQNLLQQQQNMHQQDTSSMKITIPKTKISLSASGDLSDVNNIAATAPSSGGLKIKIPKDRIKASGGAPPATLPNDQASGIKIKISRNQIEGYNSNNK, encoded by the exons ATGGCTGGTGATCCGCAAGATAGCCAAGcgcgtttttattttacaccAGAACAATTAGCAAACTCGCCATCACGAAAATGTGGAATGGATGCGGACACAGAGCTGCTTTATCGTCAACGCGCCGCCAATCTGATACAGGATATGGGCCAGCGACTTCATGT GTCGCAACTTTGCATCAACACAGCAATCGTTTATATGCACAGATATTATGCATTTCACTCCCTTACCAATTTTCACCGAAACAGTATCGCTGCGGCAGCCTTATTCTTGGCGGCAAAG gtcgaAGAGCAACCGAGAAAGCTAGAGCATGTCATTAGAGTAACACATTTATGCCTGAATCAAGAACCGCCGGACCCGACAAAGGAACCGTATCAGGAACTGGCTCaggatttagtttttaacgaaaatgtgCTCTTACAGACGCTGGGTTTTGACGTGGCGATCGACCATCCGCACACGCATGTCGTCAAAACGTGCGGTTTGGTCAAGGCATCCAAAGAGCTTGCCCAAACGTCGTATTTTATGGCGTCAAATAG cttACACCTCACAACAATGTGCTTACAATACCGACCAACAGTAGTTGCCTGCTTTTGCATCCATCTGGCGTGCAAATGGTCCCGCTGGGAA aTTCCGCAATCGACGGAGGGCAAACATTGGTTTCAATATGTGGATAAGACTGTGACACTGGATCTGTTGAAGCAATTGACAGACGAATTCCTACACATATTCGACAAATGTCCGACTCGATTAAAAAGACTGAAAACGTTGAATAATTCAACACAACAAGCC gCTGAGGAACAACGAAAGGcgaaagaagaagaacaagCAGCTGCGGGTTCTTCAGCCAGTAGTAGCAATCAGCGTCATCATGGTCATTCTAGTTCATCAAAAATACCTCCATTAG atcatcaaaaatcatcCTCATCGCGTATGAGtggctcgtcgtcgtcgtcgtcgcagaTGCAACAACAGCGCGCCAAAATGGACCGTCCATCATCCGGAACGTCACACAGCTCGTCATATCCAAGTTCCTCCGACAAAAACATGATGGCGGGACAACACATGCGACCTCCCTCCGGACAATCATCTtcctcgtcgtcatcgtcttcGTCGTCGCGCGATCCGCACTTTAACAAAGGTCGTCCCCATTCCATGGGCGGTTCCTcgtcgcagcagcagcagcaacaacaacagcagcaaagCAGCGGCATGAAAGATCGTCACAGCACGGGCAATGGACAACAACCGCCGCCGCCGCACATGAAACACgacaaaatgatgaaaatccaTCCGGCAAGCATCGGCGTGAATTCCTCTCAAATGGATCCGACGACGATGCGAAAGcaacagcaacagcagcaaccGCCATATCCCGGTCAAAATCCCCACAAAATGCCTCCCGGTTACAATCAGCAACAGCCTAGCAtgcaaaaacacaaaagtatGCCGCCAAGCATGAAACAAAATCACGCAAAGCACCATCAGCAGCAACCGTCAAGTCAAGCTTCATCACAAAATCCTCACTCGATGCCTCAAATGCCGCTCGCCTCACAGTCGTTCAAGCTCCTGGATGAGTCTGTCATCTCGGATACGACGCTAAAGTCATCGCCGACGCACATGTCGCAACCCAACAAACCCTCGAGTATTTTCAGTCCCGATTGGAAAGACAGCGGATCATCAATGCCTCCCTCTCTGACGCAAAATTTGTCGAATCCGCAGCAACAACGTACTTCCAATGCGCCAAATCGCAACAATAACAACTCCCAACCGCTTTACAAGACCTCGTCGATGGACAAGAAGCAGCAGCAATCACAACCCCCGCCCCTAATTGGCATCGGAATGTCCTCCTCGGGCACGGAAATGGACTTTATCAAGCAAGAAAAGTTATCGAACGAGCCGCCGCAGCAACTTTTGGCTCCAGGACCGAAAGAAATGAAAGATTTAAAGTCCGTTAAAAGACCTCCGAGCAGTCTCGAGGAAGATCGGGACTTTAAAATGCGACGACTTGAGGCGCGGATGGAAGGAAGTGACCCAATGCCCGATTTGCAAGCCGCCATCAAGCAAGAAGATCACAAAGCGTCGCTCGAAAACAAATGGCCTCAACAACCTCCGTACGGAATGCCGCCGCAAAAGCAACAAAGGCCCCCGGAGGACATGATGCGACAAATAACGGGCGAACAAATTAAGCGTGAGAGTGATAAATGGTCCAAATCACGTGGTGTCGCACGTGACATGTATGGACAAGTGATGCAAACACAGCAACCGCCGCCGCCGATGAACTACAATGATACTCAATCGATGATGTTCCAACAAAATCTCAACATGCCAGGTCATCCGGGCATGCAACAGCAACCGATGATGATGCCGCCGATGAACAACGAGCCAAAACCGAAACCACTGTCGAGCGTCAATGGCATCGAAACGAACCCGGATCTGATCCGGAGTCTCCTGAAGGAGAGTTTTAGTGCGCCATCGACCATTTTGCCCATAAGTGATACGCCCGGACCCCTTTTAAGCGACAACGTTGACTCAAATCTCGCGGGAATTGACAGTTTGGGCATGACAACTCCCGCTGCTGCCGACAACATTGACAGCAGTCATCATCGCAAGTccgaaaagaagaagaaaaaggagaAACACAAGCACAAGGAAAAATCCAAGGACAAAGACAAGGATCGCGAGGAAcggaaaaagcataaaaaggACAAAGATCGACATCGGGACAAGAGTAGGGAACGCGAACATCATTCAGCGtcgttacaacaacaaaatctactacaacaacaacaaaatatgcATCAACAAGACACATCATCCATGAAAATCACGATaccaaaaacgaaaattagcCTCTCCGCATCCGGAGATCTGTCAGACGTCAATAATATCGCCGCTACAGCGCCCTCTTCCGGcggattgaaaattaaaatacccaAAGATCGGATTAAGGCGAGCGGGGGAGCCCCTCCCGCGACTTTGCCGAACGATCAGGCATCAggaattaagattaaaatttcgCGGAACCAGATAGAAGGTTACAAcagcaataataaataa
- the LOC134834276 gene encoding cyclin-T-like isoform X3, whose amino-acid sequence MHRYYAFHSLTNFHRNSIAAAALFLAAKVEEQPRKLEHVIRVTHLCLNQEPPDPTKEPYQELAQDLVFNENVLLQTLGFDVAIDHPHTHVVKTCGLVKASKELAQTSYFMASNSLHLTTMCLQYRPTVVACFCIHLACKWSRWEIPQSTEGKHWFQYVDKTVTLDLLKQLTDEFLHIFDKCPTRLKRLKTLNNSTQQAAEEQRKAKEEEQAAAGSSASSSNQRHHGHSSSSKIPPLDHQKSSSSRMSGSSSSSSQMQQQRAKMDRPSSGTSHSSSYPSSSDKNMMAGQHMRPPSGQSSSSSSSSSSSRDPHFNKGRPHSMGGSSSQQQQQQQQQQSSGMKDRHSTGNGQQPPPPHMKHDKMMKIHPASIGVNSSQMDPTTMRKQQQQQQPPYPGQNPHKMPPGYNQQQPSMQKHKSMPPSMKQNHAKHHQQQPSSQASSQNPHSMPQMPLASQSFKLLDESVISDTTLKSSPTHMSQPNKPSSIFSPDWKDSGSSMPPSLTQNLSNPQQQRTSNAPNRNNNNSQPLYKTSSMDKKQQQSQPPPLIGIGMSSSGTEMDFIKQEKLSNEPPQQLLAPGPKEMKDLKSVKRPPSSLEEDRDFKMRRLEARMEGSDPMPDLQAAIKQEDHKASLENKWPQQPPYGMPPQKQQRPPEDMMRQITGEQIKRESDKWSKSRGVARDMYGQVMQTQQPPPPMNYNDTQSMMFQQNLNMPGHPGMQQQPMMMPPMNNEPKPKPLSSVNGIETNPDLIRSLLKESFSAPSTILPISDTPGPLLSDNVDSNLAGIDSLGMTTPAAADNIDSSHHRKSEKKKKKEKHKHKEKSKDKDKDREERKKHKKDKDRHRDKSREREHHSASLQQQNLLQQQQNMHQQDTSSMKITIPKTKISLSASGDLSDVNNIAATAPSSGGLKIKIPKDRIKASGGAPPATLPNDQASGIKIKISRNQIEGYNSNNK is encoded by the exons ATGCACAGATATTATGCATTTCACTCCCTTACCAATTTTCACCGAAACAGTATCGCTGCGGCAGCCTTATTCTTGGCGGCAAAG gtcgaAGAGCAACCGAGAAAGCTAGAGCATGTCATTAGAGTAACACATTTATGCCTGAATCAAGAACCGCCGGACCCGACAAAGGAACCGTATCAGGAACTGGCTCaggatttagtttttaacgaaaatgtgCTCTTACAGACGCTGGGTTTTGACGTGGCGATCGACCATCCGCACACGCATGTCGTCAAAACGTGCGGTTTGGTCAAGGCATCCAAAGAGCTTGCCCAAACGTCGTATTTTATGGCGTCAAATAG cttACACCTCACAACAATGTGCTTACAATACCGACCAACAGTAGTTGCCTGCTTTTGCATCCATCTGGCGTGCAAATGGTCCCGCTGGGAA aTTCCGCAATCGACGGAGGGCAAACATTGGTTTCAATATGTGGATAAGACTGTGACACTGGATCTGTTGAAGCAATTGACAGACGAATTCCTACACATATTCGACAAATGTCCGACTCGATTAAAAAGACTGAAAACGTTGAATAATTCAACACAACAAGCC gCTGAGGAACAACGAAAGGcgaaagaagaagaacaagCAGCTGCGGGTTCTTCAGCCAGTAGTAGCAATCAGCGTCATCATGGTCATTCTAGTTCATCAAAAATACCTCCATTAG atcatcaaaaatcatcCTCATCGCGTATGAGtggctcgtcgtcgtcgtcgtcgcagaTGCAACAACAGCGCGCCAAAATGGACCGTCCATCATCCGGAACGTCACACAGCTCGTCATATCCAAGTTCCTCCGACAAAAACATGATGGCGGGACAACACATGCGACCTCCCTCCGGACAATCATCTtcctcgtcgtcatcgtcttcGTCGTCGCGCGATCCGCACTTTAACAAAGGTCGTCCCCATTCCATGGGCGGTTCCTcgtcgcagcagcagcagcaacaacaacagcagcaaagCAGCGGCATGAAAGATCGTCACAGCACGGGCAATGGACAACAACCGCCGCCGCCGCACATGAAACACgacaaaatgatgaaaatccaTCCGGCAAGCATCGGCGTGAATTCCTCTCAAATGGATCCGACGACGATGCGAAAGcaacagcaacagcagcaaccGCCATATCCCGGTCAAAATCCCCACAAAATGCCTCCCGGTTACAATCAGCAACAGCCTAGCAtgcaaaaacacaaaagtatGCCGCCAAGCATGAAACAAAATCACGCAAAGCACCATCAGCAGCAACCGTCAAGTCAAGCTTCATCACAAAATCCTCACTCGATGCCTCAAATGCCGCTCGCCTCACAGTCGTTCAAGCTCCTGGATGAGTCTGTCATCTCGGATACGACGCTAAAGTCATCGCCGACGCACATGTCGCAACCCAACAAACCCTCGAGTATTTTCAGTCCCGATTGGAAAGACAGCGGATCATCAATGCCTCCCTCTCTGACGCAAAATTTGTCGAATCCGCAGCAACAACGTACTTCCAATGCGCCAAATCGCAACAATAACAACTCCCAACCGCTTTACAAGACCTCGTCGATGGACAAGAAGCAGCAGCAATCACAACCCCCGCCCCTAATTGGCATCGGAATGTCCTCCTCGGGCACGGAAATGGACTTTATCAAGCAAGAAAAGTTATCGAACGAGCCGCCGCAGCAACTTTTGGCTCCAGGACCGAAAGAAATGAAAGATTTAAAGTCCGTTAAAAGACCTCCGAGCAGTCTCGAGGAAGATCGGGACTTTAAAATGCGACGACTTGAGGCGCGGATGGAAGGAAGTGACCCAATGCCCGATTTGCAAGCCGCCATCAAGCAAGAAGATCACAAAGCGTCGCTCGAAAACAAATGGCCTCAACAACCTCCGTACGGAATGCCGCCGCAAAAGCAACAAAGGCCCCCGGAGGACATGATGCGACAAATAACGGGCGAACAAATTAAGCGTGAGAGTGATAAATGGTCCAAATCACGTGGTGTCGCACGTGACATGTATGGACAAGTGATGCAAACACAGCAACCGCCGCCGCCGATGAACTACAATGATACTCAATCGATGATGTTCCAACAAAATCTCAACATGCCAGGTCATCCGGGCATGCAACAGCAACCGATGATGATGCCGCCGATGAACAACGAGCCAAAACCGAAACCACTGTCGAGCGTCAATGGCATCGAAACGAACCCGGATCTGATCCGGAGTCTCCTGAAGGAGAGTTTTAGTGCGCCATCGACCATTTTGCCCATAAGTGATACGCCCGGACCCCTTTTAAGCGACAACGTTGACTCAAATCTCGCGGGAATTGACAGTTTGGGCATGACAACTCCCGCTGCTGCCGACAACATTGACAGCAGTCATCATCGCAAGTccgaaaagaagaagaaaaaggagaAACACAAGCACAAGGAAAAATCCAAGGACAAAGACAAGGATCGCGAGGAAcggaaaaagcataaaaaggACAAAGATCGACATCGGGACAAGAGTAGGGAACGCGAACATCATTCAGCGtcgttacaacaacaaaatctactacaacaacaacaaaatatgcATCAACAAGACACATCATCCATGAAAATCACGATaccaaaaacgaaaattagcCTCTCCGCATCCGGAGATCTGTCAGACGTCAATAATATCGCCGCTACAGCGCCCTCTTCCGGcggattgaaaattaaaatacccaAAGATCGGATTAAGGCGAGCGGGGGAGCCCCTCCCGCGACTTTGCCGAACGATCAGGCATCAggaattaagattaaaatttcgCGGAACCAGATAGAAGGTTACAAcagcaataataaataa
- the LOC134834276 gene encoding cyclin-T-like isoform X2 — protein MSQLCINTAIVYMHRYYAFHSLTNFHRNSIAAAALFLAAKVEEQPRKLEHVIRVTHLCLNQEPPDPTKEPYQELAQDLVFNENVLLQTLGFDVAIDHPHTHVVKTCGLVKASKELAQTSYFMASNSLHLTTMCLQYRPTVVACFCIHLACKWSRWEIPQSTEGKHWFQYVDKTVTLDLLKQLTDEFLHIFDKCPTRLKRLKTLNNSTQQAAEEQRKAKEEEQAAAGSSASSSNQRHHGHSSSSKIPPLDHQKSSSSRMSGSSSSSSQMQQQRAKMDRPSSGTSHSSSYPSSSDKNMMAGQHMRPPSGQSSSSSSSSSSSRDPHFNKGRPHSMGGSSSQQQQQQQQQQSSGMKDRHSTGNGQQPPPPHMKHDKMMKIHPASIGVNSSQMDPTTMRKQQQQQQPPYPGQNPHKMPPGYNQQQPSMQKHKSMPPSMKQNHAKHHQQQPSSQASSQNPHSMPQMPLASQSFKLLDESVISDTTLKSSPTHMSQPNKPSSIFSPDWKDSGSSMPPSLTQNLSNPQQQRTSNAPNRNNNNSQPLYKTSSMDKKQQQSQPPPLIGIGMSSSGTEMDFIKQEKLSNEPPQQLLAPGPKEMKDLKSVKRPPSSLEEDRDFKMRRLEARMEGSDPMPDLQAAIKQEDHKASLENKWPQQPPYGMPPQKQQRPPEDMMRQITGEQIKRESDKWSKSRGVARDMYGQVMQTQQPPPPMNYNDTQSMMFQQNLNMPGHPGMQQQPMMMPPMNNEPKPKPLSSVNGIETNPDLIRSLLKESFSAPSTILPISDTPGPLLSDNVDSNLAGIDSLGMTTPAAADNIDSSHHRKSEKKKKKEKHKHKEKSKDKDKDREERKKHKKDKDRHRDKSREREHHSASLQQQNLLQQQQNMHQQDTSSMKITIPKTKISLSASGDLSDVNNIAATAPSSGGLKIKIPKDRIKASGGAPPATLPNDQASGIKIKISRNQIEGYNSNNK, from the exons AT GTCGCAACTTTGCATCAACACAGCAATCGTTTATATGCACAGATATTATGCATTTCACTCCCTTACCAATTTTCACCGAAACAGTATCGCTGCGGCAGCCTTATTCTTGGCGGCAAAG gtcgaAGAGCAACCGAGAAAGCTAGAGCATGTCATTAGAGTAACACATTTATGCCTGAATCAAGAACCGCCGGACCCGACAAAGGAACCGTATCAGGAACTGGCTCaggatttagtttttaacgaaaatgtgCTCTTACAGACGCTGGGTTTTGACGTGGCGATCGACCATCCGCACACGCATGTCGTCAAAACGTGCGGTTTGGTCAAGGCATCCAAAGAGCTTGCCCAAACGTCGTATTTTATGGCGTCAAATAG cttACACCTCACAACAATGTGCTTACAATACCGACCAACAGTAGTTGCCTGCTTTTGCATCCATCTGGCGTGCAAATGGTCCCGCTGGGAA aTTCCGCAATCGACGGAGGGCAAACATTGGTTTCAATATGTGGATAAGACTGTGACACTGGATCTGTTGAAGCAATTGACAGACGAATTCCTACACATATTCGACAAATGTCCGACTCGATTAAAAAGACTGAAAACGTTGAATAATTCAACACAACAAGCC gCTGAGGAACAACGAAAGGcgaaagaagaagaacaagCAGCTGCGGGTTCTTCAGCCAGTAGTAGCAATCAGCGTCATCATGGTCATTCTAGTTCATCAAAAATACCTCCATTAG atcatcaaaaatcatcCTCATCGCGTATGAGtggctcgtcgtcgtcgtcgtcgcagaTGCAACAACAGCGCGCCAAAATGGACCGTCCATCATCCGGAACGTCACACAGCTCGTCATATCCAAGTTCCTCCGACAAAAACATGATGGCGGGACAACACATGCGACCTCCCTCCGGACAATCATCTtcctcgtcgtcatcgtcttcGTCGTCGCGCGATCCGCACTTTAACAAAGGTCGTCCCCATTCCATGGGCGGTTCCTcgtcgcagcagcagcagcaacaacaacagcagcaaagCAGCGGCATGAAAGATCGTCACAGCACGGGCAATGGACAACAACCGCCGCCGCCGCACATGAAACACgacaaaatgatgaaaatccaTCCGGCAAGCATCGGCGTGAATTCCTCTCAAATGGATCCGACGACGATGCGAAAGcaacagcaacagcagcaaccGCCATATCCCGGTCAAAATCCCCACAAAATGCCTCCCGGTTACAATCAGCAACAGCCTAGCAtgcaaaaacacaaaagtatGCCGCCAAGCATGAAACAAAATCACGCAAAGCACCATCAGCAGCAACCGTCAAGTCAAGCTTCATCACAAAATCCTCACTCGATGCCTCAAATGCCGCTCGCCTCACAGTCGTTCAAGCTCCTGGATGAGTCTGTCATCTCGGATACGACGCTAAAGTCATCGCCGACGCACATGTCGCAACCCAACAAACCCTCGAGTATTTTCAGTCCCGATTGGAAAGACAGCGGATCATCAATGCCTCCCTCTCTGACGCAAAATTTGTCGAATCCGCAGCAACAACGTACTTCCAATGCGCCAAATCGCAACAATAACAACTCCCAACCGCTTTACAAGACCTCGTCGATGGACAAGAAGCAGCAGCAATCACAACCCCCGCCCCTAATTGGCATCGGAATGTCCTCCTCGGGCACGGAAATGGACTTTATCAAGCAAGAAAAGTTATCGAACGAGCCGCCGCAGCAACTTTTGGCTCCAGGACCGAAAGAAATGAAAGATTTAAAGTCCGTTAAAAGACCTCCGAGCAGTCTCGAGGAAGATCGGGACTTTAAAATGCGACGACTTGAGGCGCGGATGGAAGGAAGTGACCCAATGCCCGATTTGCAAGCCGCCATCAAGCAAGAAGATCACAAAGCGTCGCTCGAAAACAAATGGCCTCAACAACCTCCGTACGGAATGCCGCCGCAAAAGCAACAAAGGCCCCCGGAGGACATGATGCGACAAATAACGGGCGAACAAATTAAGCGTGAGAGTGATAAATGGTCCAAATCACGTGGTGTCGCACGTGACATGTATGGACAAGTGATGCAAACACAGCAACCGCCGCCGCCGATGAACTACAATGATACTCAATCGATGATGTTCCAACAAAATCTCAACATGCCAGGTCATCCGGGCATGCAACAGCAACCGATGATGATGCCGCCGATGAACAACGAGCCAAAACCGAAACCACTGTCGAGCGTCAATGGCATCGAAACGAACCCGGATCTGATCCGGAGTCTCCTGAAGGAGAGTTTTAGTGCGCCATCGACCATTTTGCCCATAAGTGATACGCCCGGACCCCTTTTAAGCGACAACGTTGACTCAAATCTCGCGGGAATTGACAGTTTGGGCATGACAACTCCCGCTGCTGCCGACAACATTGACAGCAGTCATCATCGCAAGTccgaaaagaagaagaaaaaggagaAACACAAGCACAAGGAAAAATCCAAGGACAAAGACAAGGATCGCGAGGAAcggaaaaagcataaaaaggACAAAGATCGACATCGGGACAAGAGTAGGGAACGCGAACATCATTCAGCGtcgttacaacaacaaaatctactacaacaacaacaaaatatgcATCAACAAGACACATCATCCATGAAAATCACGATaccaaaaacgaaaattagcCTCTCCGCATCCGGAGATCTGTCAGACGTCAATAATATCGCCGCTACAGCGCCCTCTTCCGGcggattgaaaattaaaatacccaAAGATCGGATTAAGGCGAGCGGGGGAGCCCCTCCCGCGACTTTGCCGAACGATCAGGCATCAggaattaagattaaaatttcgCGGAACCAGATAGAAGGTTACAAcagcaataataaataa